CAACAGACAGGATGACGGTTTCAACTTCGTCGCCTTTCTTGTACTGACGAACCGCTTCTTCACCAGGCTCGTTCCAGCTGATGTCGGACAGGTGAACCAGACCGTCGATACCACCGTCCAGACCGATAAAGATACCGAAGTCAGTAATGGACTTGATCTTACCGGTGATGCGGTCACCCTTGTTGAAGTTGCTGGAGAAGTCTTCCCACGGGTTGGACATGCACTGCTTGATACCCAGGGAGATACGACGACGCTCTTCGTCGATATCCAGGATCATCACTTCAACTTCATCACCGACCTGAACAACCTTGGACGGATGGATGTTCTTGTTGGTCCAGTCCATTTCGGATACGTGAACCAGACCTTCAACACCTTCTTCCAGCTCAGCAAAGCAACCGTAGTCAGTCAGGTTGGTCACGCGGGCGTTGACCTTGGAACCTTCCGGATAGCGACCCTTGATATCCACCCAGGGATCTTCGCCCAGCTGCTTCAGACCCAGGGAAACGCGGTTGCGCTCACGGTCGAACTTCAGGACCTTGACGTTGATCTCGTCACCAACATTGACGATTTCGCTCGGATGCTTGATGCGCTTCCAGGCCATGTCGGTGATGTGCAACAGGCCGTCAACGCCGCCCAGATCCACGAATGCGCCATAGTCGGTCAGGTTCTTGACGATACCCTTGATTTCCAGACCTTCGGTCAGGGTTTCCAGCAGGGCTTCGCGCTCGGCACTGTTCTCAGCTTCCAGTACCGCACGACGTGAAACAACCACGTTGTTGCGCTTCTGGTCCAGCTTGATCACCTTGAACTCGAGTTCCTTGTTCTCCAGGTGCGCAGTGTCGCGAACCGGACGAACATCAACCAGGGAACCCGGCAGGAATGCACGGATGCCGCTCAGGTCGACCGTGAAGCCGCCCTTGACCTTGCCATTGATCACACCTTTAACGACTTCTTCGGCCTCGAAGCTCTTCTCGAGCACTTTCCAGGCTTCAGCGCGCTTGGCCTTCTCACGGGACAGACGGGTTGCACCGAAACCGTCTTCTACCGCGTCGAGAGCCACATCGACAACGTCACCAATCTGGATTTCCAGTTCGCCCTTGTCGTTCAGGAACTGGCTGGCAGGAATAGCGCCTTCCGACTTCAGGCCTGCGTTAACAGTGACCCAGTCGTTGTCGATATCAACCACGGTTCCCTGGACAATGGAACCCGGTTGCATGTCAATTTCTTTCAGGCTTTCTTCAAAAAGATCCGCAAAGCTCTCGCTCATTATGTGTCCTATGTGATCAACGCAAGTGTGCTCCGTGATACCAGCAACACGGTCTGTTCAAATTTGCCGAAAACCTGCCACAGGCTGGCAGAATACGCAGACTTCCGGCTTCCAACGACAAAAGGGTGCGGTCAGGCCTGACCTGCTGCGGCCATAACCTTTTCCAGCACCTCTTCTATGCTTAATCCCGTCGAGTCAATGACTTGCGCATCATCGGCGGGTCTAAGCGGAGCACTCGCCCGGTTCATATCCCGGTCGTCCCGTGCCCGTATCTCCTCTAAAAGGGCGTCAATACTAACATCGACACCGGCGTCCAGCAACTGGCGATAGCGTCGTTCCGCCCTTTCTTCTGCACTTGCGGTAAGGAAAATTTTTACCGGCGCATCGGGGAAAATCACCGTCCCCATATCGCGACCATCTGCTACCAGACCCGGAGCTTGGCGAAAATCCCGCTGGCGCTGGAGTAATGCGTCGCGTACAGCCTGGATAGCGGCGACCCGAGAGGCATTTTCACCGCAAGTCTCGGTCCGGATATCGGCCGTAACATCATCGCCACCCATCAATACCCGTGCCGGCTCACCAGGCGGCGTCGGCAGGAAAGCGACATCGAGTTTGCCCGCTACGCGGACCAAACCGTCGATGTCGGCAATGCCAATACCCTGACGCTGCGCCGCCAACGCTGTCAACCGATACAACGCGCCGCTGTCCAGGAGGTGATACCCAAGTCTTCGAGCGACCATTTGCGTAATAGTTCCCTTACCGGAACCACTCGGTCCGTCGATGGCGATCACGGGAATATCCTGCGGGTTCATGCCCCGGACTCCTCGACCTGGATGCGAATACCCACGGTCCTGGCAAGGTCAACAAAATTCGGGAAAGAAGTCGCCACATTGGCGCAATCGGTGATAACGACATCCCCTTCTGAGCGGAGCGATGCCACCGAAAAGGCCATGGCAATGCGGTGATCTCCATGACTGTTCACTGTACCGGACTGCATCGCCTGACCGCCCTGGATCACGATCCCGTCCTGCGTCACCGTGGTCTTGACACCCAGTTGGGCCAGACCGTCAGCCATCACCTGGATACGGTCGCTTTCTTTCACCCGCAATTCTTCTGCACCGGTGAGGACGGTTTCACCTTCGGCACAGACAGCCGCGATGAACAAAACCGGAAATTCGTCGATTGCCAAGGGCACCTGATCTTCCGGGATCTGGATCCCCTTGAGCTTCGCATGACGCACTCGCAGGTCAGCCACCGGCTCACCGCCGACCTCGCGCTCGCTCTCCACCACGATGTCGGCACCCATCTGCTTAAGAATATTGATGACGCCTACCCGAGTCGGGTTAATACCGACATGGCGCAATGTCAGATCGGCACCCGGCGTGATGGACGCGGCCACCAGGAAGAAAGCCGCAGAGGAAATATCCGCTGGCACATCGATAGGACCGCCAGTCAAGTGACCGCCGCCCTTCAGGTAAGCCGTTGCGCCATCGCGCCCAACGCTATAACCGAACCCGTTCAGCATGCGCTCGGTATGATCCCGTGTCGGCGCAGGCTCGGTGACGCGGGTTTCGCCGTCGGCATAGAGCCCTGCCAGCAGCAAACAGGATTTCACCTGGGCACTGGCCATAGGCATCACGTAGTTGAGGCCCTTCAGCGTCTGACCACCCTTGATCCGGAGCGGAGGTCGACCGCCTTCAGCGGTCTCGATTACAGCACCCATCTTACGCAGGGGGTCGGCGACCCGCCCCATGGGCCGCTTGGTCAGACTCTCGTCACCCGTCAACTCGGTATCGAACGCCTGCCCCGCCAACAACCCCGCAAACAGGCGCATCGCCGTTCCGGAGTTACCCAGGTAAAGCGGGCCGCGCGGGGCCTGTAGGCCGTGCAGACCGACACCGTGGATGCGCACGAAGCCCTTGTCCGGCCCCTCGATAGTCACCCCCATATCGCGGAAAGCCTGCAGGGTGGCCAGACTGTCCTCACCCTCGAGGAAACCCTCAACTTCGGTGACTCCCTTGGAAAGCGCACCCAGCATAATGGAACGGTGGGAGATGGACTTGTCGCCGGGCACGCGGATATCACCCCGCACTTCACCGCCGGACTGGAGCTTGAAGGTTACCTGTTTCTGACTCATGGTTGTCACGTACGCCTGTCCTGAAAGCATCTTGGAAAAATGATCCCGCGCCGCCTTGGCACGGCTGAACACCTGAAGGAGCCGTTTGCCGTCTCCAGTCTCGATCGCATTGCGCAACGTGGCGAGATCCGCGTTGAAATGATCGATAACACGAAGGACTGCGTCCCGATTGGAAAGAAAGATGTCATGCCACATTACCGGATCGCTGGCTGCGATGCGGGTAAAGTCGCGGAAACCGCCAGCGGCATAACGGAAGATTTCGAGGTTGTCGTCCTCACCTGCCAGGGTATCGACCAGTGAGAACGCGATCAGGTGCGGTAAGTGGCTGGTGGCCGCCAGCACTTCGTCATGATGTGCCACCGGCATGGTGAGCACCGTCGCGCCGCATCCGCCCCAGAGTGCCTTGAGACGCTCCAGTTTTGCGGAATCACTGGTTTCCGACGGCGTCAGGATCACCTTGTGTTTGGCGAATAAGTCGGCACGAGCGGCAGAAATCCCGCTTTTCTCGGACCCAGCAATGGGATGCCCCGGGATCACCCAGTCGGGCCAACGACCAAACACCGATTGCACGGCACTGACAAAACTGCCTTTGGTACTGCCGACGTCGGTCAGCAACACGTCCGATGCAAGGTGGGGCCGGATTTCGGCCAACACGGTCTCCATGGCGCGTACGGGCACGGCCACAACCACCAGGTCCGCATCCTTTATTGCCGTCGCCACCGATTCGGCGGCCTCGTCTATAACGCCCAGTTCAAGACCACGCTGGACCTCACCCTGCCGTTGATCGACACCGACAACCCATGCCGCCAACCCCTGCTCTCGCACAGCCTTGGCCAGCGAGCCGCCAATCAGCCCCAGACCGATAACGGCCATGCGCTGGAATAGCGGTCCTGACGAAGTCAGCGATTGCATAGGGTCAGCCATTCAGTGACTCCAACACCTCTTTGAGCGCATCAAGGCAGCGGGCATTCTCTGCCTCGAGACCAACGGAAATCCGCAAATGCCGCGGCATACCGTAGCCACCGATGGGCCGGACGATAACGCCACGCTGCAGCAGACCCTGGAAAACCTGGTCTGCCCGCTCACCGACATCGACAGCGATAAAATTACCGCTGGACGGGATATATTCCAGTCCCAGGGCTTCAAAACCCGCAGCCAGTTGCCTGAGACCGCTACGATTGACCTCACGGGAGCGCTGCAGGTAGTCCTCGTCATCCAGCACCGCGGTCGCCGCCGCCAAGGCTATTGTATCCACATTAAACGGCTGACGGACCCGATTCAAAACATCCGCGATAGCGGCGGACGAAACGGCATAGCCCACACGCAGCGCGGCCAGGCCCCAGGCCTTGGAGAAGGTACGGGCCACCACCAAGTTGGGGAAATCCGGCAACAGGTCAATGCCATCGGGGAATTCGTCGCCCTCGAAATACTCGCAGTAGGCCTCGTCGAGTACGACCACCACATGCTCCGGCACCTTGCGCAGGAACTGGACGATAGCATCGCGTCCGACAGCGGTGCCGGTAGGGTTATTGGGATTCGCAACAAAGACGATGCGCGTGCGGTCGTTAATGGCCGCGGCCATGGCGTCAAGGTCGTGCCCCCACTCTTTCGCGGGAACAGACACGCCGGTGGCGCCGACGGCCATGGTGGAAATCGGATAAACGGCAAAGGCGTACTGAGAAAAAATGACTTCGTCGCCAGCATCGGCAAAGGCACGGATCACCAAGTCCAGCACGTCATTGGAGCCGTTGCCCAGCGTCAGTTGGGCCGGGGATACGGACAGACGGGCGGCCAGCTTCTGCTTCAGGTTGAAACCGTTGCCGTCAGGATAGAGACACATCTCGTCCAGCGCCTTGCGAGCCGCTTCCAGCGCCTTGGAGCTGGGGCCGAGTGGGTTCTCGTTGCTGGCCAGCTTGATGATTTGCGAGGGATCCAGCCCCAGCTCCCGGGCGACTTCGTCGATGGGTTTCCCCGGCTGGTAAGGCTGGAGGCCACGCACCCCGGCCACTGCCCGGGACTTGAAATCGATCGACATATCATCTCCTGACAGAGTCCAATTCATGCGAGGCCTAGTGTGCCGTTCGGTTAATTCGCTGACCTCACACCTTAGCGCGTCATTACGCGCATCAAAGCACGCCGATTGGATAGGATCCCAGCCGCTTGAGCTCGACGGCCTCGGCATCGACTTCCTGCAACACCGTCTGAACCTGCGGATCGTCGGCGTGGGCCTCGAAATCGATATAGAACACATAGGCCCAGGTGCCGCTTGGCGACGGCCGGGTTTCGAGCCGGGTCAGGCTCAGCCCGTGACGGTGGAAAGGCTCGAGAAGCTCGTATAGCGCGCCCGGTTTGTTGCGCATGGACACAAGAATGGAGGACTTGTCGTGACCGCTGGGGCCCACCTCTTCGCGTCCGATGATCAGGAAACGCGTGGTGTTGTCCGGCCGGTCCTCGATCGTCGCAGCCAGCTTGCGCAGATCATAGAGTTCGGCCGCCATATCGCCTGCAATGGCTGCGGCGCCAGGCTCGCTGGCTGCCCGCCGCGCAGCCTCGGCGTTACTGCTGACCGCGACGCGCTCCACTTCATGCCAGTGGGTATCCAGCCACTTGCGACATTGGGCAAACGACTGCTGATGGGAATAGATCCGCTTGATGGCTTTCTTGTCCGTACCATCTGCAATTAAGAGATGATGGTGGATGCGCAGCTGGACCTCGCCGCAAATTTTCAGGGACGAAGATATGAACATATCAAGGGTGTGATTGATCATACCCTCGGTCGAATTCTCAACCGGCACCACCCCGTAATGCGCCTCGCCCGATTCAACTTCGCGGAATACATCATCGATCGCCGGCAACGGAATGCTGACAACCGAGTGCCCAAAGTGCTTGAGCGCCGCCGCCTGGGTGAAAGTGCCTTCCGGACCCAGGAACGCGATATGCATCGGCTTTTCCAGTGCGAGACAAGCGGACATGATTTCCCGGAACAGACGCGCCATTTCCTCGCCGGACAGCGGCCCCGGATTTTCGGCCTTGATGCGGCGCAGCACCTGGGCTTCCCGCTCCGGCCGATAGAAGAACACATCCTCATTCGGGCGCGACGCCATCTTGACGTGAGCCACCTCCTGGGCGCACTGGGCCCGGGCGCTGATCAGGTCCATGATCTGCTTATCGAGGCTATCGATACGGTCGCGCAATTCGGCCAGGCGGGTCTGCTCGTCACTCATGTCCCGCCCGCTCCTTCTCGAAGGCCTTCATGTAGTCGATCAACGCATCGACTCCCGCTTCCGGCATGGCGTTATAAATAGAGGCACGCATACCGCCCACCGTCCGGTGACCCTTGAGGTTAAGCAGGAAGCGCTCTTCCGCGCCTTTCAGGAAAGCGCTGTTGAGGCTGTCGTCCGCCAGGGTGAACGGCACATTCATCCAGGAGCGGAATCTCGGTTCGATGGGATTGGCGTAGAAGTCGCTGTTATCGATATAGCCGTACAGCTTGTCCGCCTTGCGCTTATTGATCTCGCCCATGGCGGCGACGCCGCCCTGAGCCTTGAGCCACTTGAACACCAGGCCGGCCAGGTACCAGGAATAGGTAGCCGGCGTGTTGTACATGGAGTCGTTGTCGGCGATGACCTTGTAGTCCAGCATGGTCGGCGTGCCGGACTGGGCATGACCCAGCAAATCCTTACGGATAATCACTACCACCAGCCCGGATGGACCGATGTTCTTCTGGGCGCCGGCGTAGATCAGGCCGAACTTCGAAATATCCAGCGGACGTGACAACATGGAGGAAGACATATCCGCCACCAGCGGCACGTCACCGGAATCCGGGATGAAATCGTACTCCAGCCCACCGATGGTCTCGTTCGGCGTGTAATGCAGGTAGGCGGCCTCCGGATTGGTTTTCCAGGAAGCTTGATCGGGAACCGTGGTAAAGCCCTGCTCTTCGCTGGACGCTGCCACATTCACCTCACCAAAACGCCTGGCTTCGGCGATGGCCTTCTTCGACCAGATCCCGGTGTTGACGTAATCCGCCGGCGACTTGCCGCGCATCAGGTTCAGCGGCACCGTCGCAAACTGGCTGCTGGCACCACCCTGCATGAACAGGACTGCATAATCGTCGGAAATGCCGGCCAGCTCCCGCAGGTCCTGCTCGGCAGTCTGGGCGATGGCGACGAATTCGTCGCTGCGGTGACTCATCTCCATCACCGACATGCCCGTACCTCTCCAGTCCAGCATCTCCTCCTGGGCCTGCTGGAGCACCTCTGCCGGCAAGGTCGCCGGGCCTGCACAGAAGTTATACGCTCTGGTCATTACCGCCTGATCTCTCCGTTTCCGTGTTCGTGACAAGCGGACCTGTCTCAGTCCGCATCGCCCTCTTGCGCCGGCGCATCGTCGCCGTCGCTCGCTTCGCCTTCCTCACCGTCTTCGTCCAGGCCGCTGTCGGCAATCCGCTGGACTGCAACCAGACGCTCGTCTTCCTGGGTCAGACGAATCAGACGCACGCCCTGGGTATTCCGGCTCAGGACAGAGACTTCCTCGGTACTTGAACGCACCAGGGTGCCCTTGTCCGAGATCAGCATCATCTCGTCACTTTCGAACACCTGGGTAGCCGAAACCAGATTCCCGTTCCGCTCGGAGCACTGCATGGCGATAACACCCTGACTGCCACGACTATAGGCTGGGAACTCTTCGATCTGGGTGCGCTTACCGTAGCCGTTTTCACTGGCGGTCAGGATCATGCCACTTTCTTCCGGAATGATCAGGGATACGACAGTGTGACCTTCCGGCATACGGATACCGCGCACACCCCGCGCCGTACGACCCATGGCGCGAACCTGCTCTTCCTTGAAGCGCACCGCCTTGCCAGCGGAGGAGAACAGCATGACTTCGGATTCGCCCGCGGTAATCGCGGCGCCGATCAGGGTATCGCCTTCATCCAGGGACAGCGCAATCAGGCCGTTGGAACGCGGACGCGAGAAGTTCGGCAGCGGCGTCTTCTTGACCACACCGGCAGAGGTTGCCATCAGTACGTAGTGATCTTCCGGATAGTCGCGTACCGGCAGGAAGGTAGTGACACGCTCGTCCTCGTCCAGCGGCAGGATGTTCACCATCGGGCGACCACGAGCCGCGCGACTGGCCTGGGGAATCTCGAACACCCGCAGCCAGTACACCTTTCCTTTGTTGGTAAAACACAGGATGGTGTCGTGGGAGTTGGCAACCAGCAGTTTCTCGATGAAATCCTCTTCCTTCATGGTGGTCGAGGAGCGGCCGCGGCCACCGCGGCGCTGGGCCTGGTAGGCTTCCACCGGCTGGGTCTTGGCATAGCCGTTGTGGGAAATGGTGACCACCAGGTCTTCTTCGTCGATCAGGTCGGCAATGGTCAGGTCGCGGCGGGAGCTGATGATTTCAGTACGACGGGCATCGCCGAATTCGGAGACGACCGCTTCCAGCTCTTCGCGGATGACTTCCATCAACCGGGCCGGCTCGCTGAGGATATGCAGCAGCTCGGCGATCTTGTCGATGATTTCCTTGTACTCGTTCTGCAGCTTCTCGGTTTCCAGACCGGTCAGGCGGTGCAGACGCAGATCCAGGATAGCCTGGGCCTGTTCCGGTGACAGGTGGTAGAGTCCGTCACGCAGGCCGTAGATTTCCGGCAGGTCGTCTGGACGGCAAGCGTCCTGGCCGGCCCGATCCAGCATGTCGGAAACCTGGCCAGGCTCCCAGCCCTTGGCGATCAACTTTTCCTTGGCTTCGGCGGCGCTCGGTGACTGCTTGATCAGCTCGATCACTTCGTCGATGTTGGCCAGGGCGACTGTGAGGCCTTCCAGGATATGGCCGCGTTCGCGGGCCTTACGCAGTTCGTAGATGGTCCGACGGGTCACCACTTCGCGGCGATGACGGACGAACGCATCGAGGATTTCTTTCAGGTTGAGGATCTTCGGCTCGCCGTTGATCAAGGCAACCATGTTGATACCGAAGACGGTTTCCAACTGCGTGTGGGCGAACAGGTTGTTGACGACAACCTCGGCATTCTCCCCGCGACGCAGCTCGATCACCACGCGGATACCTTCCTTGTTGGACTCGTCGCGCAGCTCGGTAATACCTTCCAGCCGCTTTTCCTTGACCAGCTCGGCGATCTTCTCGATCAGGCGCGCCTTGTTCAACTGGTACGGCAACTCGGTAATGATGATGGATTCGCGGCCCGTCTTCTTGTCCTGCTCGATCTCGTGGCGGGCGCGGATATAAATACGACCCCGACCGGTACGGTAGGCCTCGATAATGCCGGCGCGACCGTTGATGATGCCCTCTGTGGGGAAATCCGGCCCCGGGATATGCTCCATCAACTCGTCGATGGTGATGTCCTGGTTGTCGATCAGCGCCAGACAGCCGTTGACGATCTCGGTCAGGTTATGGGGCGGAATATTGGTCGCCATCCCTACGGCAATACCGGAGGAACCGTTGACCAGCAGGTTGGGAATGCGGGTCGGCAGCACATCGGGAATCTGCTCGGCGCCGTCGTAGTTCGGTACGAAATCGACGGTTTCCTTGTCCAGGTCCGCCAGCAGCGAATGGGCAATCTTCTCCATGCGGATTTCGGTGTAACGCATGGCCGCCGCATTGTCGCCGTCGATGGAGCCAAAGTTGCCCTGACCGTCGACCAGCGGATAGCGCAAAGAGAACGGCTGAGCCATACGCACGATGGTGTCATAGACCGCAGAGTCGCCGTGGGGGTGGTATTTACCGATAACGTCACCCACCACACGGGCGGACTTCTTGTAGGCCTTGTTCCAGTCGTTGTTCAACTCGGACATGGCGAACAGGACACGGCGGTGAACGGGCTTGAGTCCGTCCCGGACATCGGGCAGAGCACGACCGACGATAACGCTCATGGCGTAATCGAGGTAGGACTGTTTCAGCTCATCTTCAATATTTACGGGCAGGATCTCTTTGGCTAATTCACCCATCGAGAAAGGTTCCTTTGCGTTTGCTGGAAGTCGTCGTTTTTATGGAATCGCGACATGACGATTCGCGCGTTATGGAACGCGGATTTCACCCTTGGGGAGCTTGCGCCTGATTCGATGTTGCTGGCGCTCTCTTTCCCCAATCCAAAGGGCATTTATAAGCGCGCAATCATACCACACTCGGGCCCTCAGAGTGACAGGCAAATAACGTTCAGGTGATGTCGGGAAAGGAAGGAAACGGGGGCGGGATGGCCCCCGGAAAGCAAACAATCAAGTCAGCACTATTCAGGGACTGATCAACGGCCAATTAAGGGAAGCGGCAGTTGACCAAAAGACGATCAATTGAAGACCACGGTCTTGTTCTCGTGGGTGATGACCCGGTCTTCGATATGGGCCCGCAAGCCCCGGGCAAGGACGTTTTTCTCCACATCCTTACCCAGACGCACCATGTCCTCGATGGCGTCGCTGTGATTTACGCGGATAACGTCCTGCTCGATGATCGGACCTTCATCCAGGTCCTGGGTAACGTAATGGCAGGTAGCACCGATCAGTTTCACGCCGCGGTTGTAGGCCTGATGGTAAGGCCGGGCGCCGGCGAAGGACGGCAGGAAGCTGTGGTGGATATTGATCACCTTGCCGGAATACTGCTCGCACAGTTCCGGCGGCAGGATCTGCATGTAGCGGGCCAGCACGATGACATCGGCATCATAGCCACTGAACAGCTCACCGATCTCGGCAAAAGCCTCAGCCTTGTTGTCTTTGGTCACCGGTATATGGTGATAGGGAATATCATGCCACTCCACCATGCGGCGCAGATCGTCGTGATTGGAAATCACCGCCACGATCTCGGCGTTGAGTTCCTTGCTGTGCCAGCGGTGCAGCAAGTCAGCCAGGCAGTGGGATTCCTTGCTGCACATCAGCACCACTTTCTTGGGTACCGCGGAGTCAGCCACGTGCCAGGTCATGTCGAATTCCCGGGCGATCGGCTCGAAAGCAGCGCGGAACTGGTCGAGACCGAAAGGAATCGAGCTGGCCTTGATCTCATGGCGCATGAAGAACCAGCCGGCCTGGTTGTCGGCGTGGTGACTGGCTTCGGTGATCCAGCCGTTATAGGTAGTCAGGAAATTACTGACCTTGGCCACAATGCCAACCCGGTCAGGACAGGAAATCACCAGACGATACGTATGTTCCATGCGTTACCACAGCCCCATGCCTTACTTGAAACCATTTGAATCCGGGATGCCTAAGAGAGCCAATCTGGATGGCATGCGCCCCTGGAAAACGGTGCATGATAACGGATTGGCCGGGCCGGCGTAAGCCACCAACCCGGCAGGAAGCATCCGTATTTACTCGGTGATTCCCATCATTC
The window above is part of the Marinobacter nanhaiticus D15-8W genome. Proteins encoded here:
- the purU gene encoding formyltetrahydrofolate deformylase; the protein is MEHTYRLVISCPDRVGIVAKVSNFLTTYNGWITEASHHADNQAGWFFMRHEIKASSIPFGLDQFRAAFEPIAREFDMTWHVADSAVPKKVVLMCSKESHCLADLLHRWHSKELNAEIVAVISNHDDLRRMVEWHDIPYHHIPVTKDNKAEAFAEIGELFSGYDADVIVLARYMQILPPELCEQYSGKVINIHHSFLPSFAGARPYHQAYNRGVKLIGATCHYVTQDLDEGPIIEQDVIRVNHSDAIEDMVRLGKDVEKNVLARGLRAHIEDRVITHENKTVVFN